Proteins encoded together in one Falco peregrinus isolate bFalPer1 chromosome 2, bFalPer1.pri, whole genome shotgun sequence window:
- the LIN54 gene encoding protein lin-54 homolog isoform X2, giving the protein MEVVSAEVNSLLPEEIMDTGITLVEDDSIEAVIVSSPIGDSIPMETELEEIVNISTTSNSSATTTAAVTTEPLTAPSNHSGDAAVNTTTPKTDANAVVKPTFPSGLHKLGAQTPVTISANQIILNKTADIKIGNQSIKPDGQKLIVTTLGKSGQPIVLALPHSQLPQAQKATSQAQGGDSKVQGQQIKVVIGGRSEVKPVVGVSALTQGSQLINTAAQPSVLQTQQLKTVQIAKKTRTPTSGPVITKLIFAKPINSKAVTGQTTQVSPVIAGRVLSQSAPGTPPKTITISESGVIGSSLSTTTQQTPNKIAISPLKSPNKLAVVSVASQPPNSPQKTVGVPLNVALGQQILTVQQSAPSSPGKAIVNHTTTQAVKSAVQTITVGGVGTSQFKTIIPLATAPNVQQIQVPGSKFHYVRLVTATTANSSTQSASQNPSTNTQPLQQAKPVVVNTTPVRMSVPIVPAQTVKQVVPKPINPASQIVTTSQPQQRLIMPATPLPQIQPNLTNLPPGTVLAPAPGTGNVGYAVLPAQYVTQLQQSSYVSIASNTGFTGTSSIQSQARLPFNGIIPSESANRPRKPCNCTKSLCLKLYCDCFANGEFCNNCNCTNCYNNLDHENDRQKAIKACLDRNPEAFKPKIGKGKEGESDRRHSKGCNCKRSGCLKNYCECYEAKIMCSSICKCIGCKNFEESPERKTLMHLADAAEVRVQQQTAAKTKLSSQISDLLTRPTPALSSGGGKLPFTFVTKEVADATCECLLAQAEQAEKMGKSKAAAERMILEEFGRCLMRVINSAGKSKSDPCAMNC; this is encoded by the exons ATGGAGGTGGTTTCAGCAGAAGTCAACAGCTTGCTCCCTGAGGAAATAATGGACACTGGTATAACCCTGGTGGAAGATGACAGCATCGAGGCAGTTATCGTGTCGTCGCCGATCGGAGATTCGATTCCCATGGaaacagaactggaagaaaTAGTGAACATAAGCACCACCAGCAACTCCTCAGCTACAACTACGGCCGCAGTCACCACAGAACCACTTACTGCACCCAGCAATCACTCAGGCGATGCAGCAGTGAACACCACAACCCCAAAAACTGATGCAAATGCAGTTGTAAAGCCTACTTTTCCAAGTGGTCTCCATAAACTTGGTGCCCAGACCCCTGTCACTATATCGGCCAATCAAATTATTCTGAACAAGACCGCCGATATTAAAATAGGCAATCAGAGTATTAAACCGGATGGACAAAAGCTTATTGTAACAACTTTGGGCAAGTCTGGCCAGCCTATTGTGTTAGCATTaccccacagccagctcccGCAGGCGCAGAAGGCCACGTCCCAAGCCCAAGGCGGAGACTCCAAGGTACAAGGCCAGCAGATCAAGGTTGTTATCGGAGGTCGGTCAGAAGTGAAACCTGTAGTTGGTGTCTCAGCTTTGACACAAGGAAGTCAGCTGATAAACACTGCGGCCCAGCCTTCTGTTTTGCAGACCCAGCAATTAAAAACAGTACAG ATTGCGAAGAAGACCCGAACCCCAACTTCTGGCCCTGTGATCACCAAGCTGATCTTTGCAAAACCGATTAATAGCAAAGCTGTTACAGGGCAGACCACTCAAGTGTCACCAGTCATTGCAG GTAGGGTTCTTTCACAGTCTGCTCCAGGAACACCACCAAAGACAATAACAATCTCTGAGAGTGGAGTCATTGGATCATCTTTGAGTACAACAACACAACAGACACCGAATAAAATAGCTATCTCCCCACTCAAATCCCCTAATAAG CTAGCAGTGGTGTCAGTGGCCTCCCAGCCTCCCAACTCCCCCCAGAAGACGGTGGGCGTCCCACTGAATGTAGCATTAGGACAGCAGATCCTCACAGTGCAGCAATCAGCACCCTCCTCCCCTGGGAAGGCTATAGTCAACCACACAACCACCCAG GCTGTGAAATCAGCAGTGCAGACCATTACTGTAGGAGGAGTGGGTACATCTCAATTTAAGACGATTATTCCCTTGGCAACTGCGCCCAATGTTCAGCAGATTCAGGTACCTGGAAGCAAGTTCCATTATGTCAGACTCGTTACTGCCACAACAGCCAATAGTTCAACCCAATCAGCCAGTCAAAATCCCAGTACGAATACACAGCCTCTTCAACAAG CAAAGCCAGTGGTGGTGAACACAACCCCAGTGCGGATGTCTGTTCCCATAGTGCCAGCACAGACTGTGAAACAG GTGGTGCCCAAACCGATCAACCCAGCTTCCCAGATAGTTACTACTAGTCAGCCCCAGCAAAGACTTATTATGCCAGCCACTCCACTGCCACAGATCCAGCCCAACCTCACCAACCTCCCACCGGGCACTGTACTGGCACCAGCACCTGGCACAGGAAATGTTGGGTATGCAGTCCTTCCAGCTCAGTATGTCACACAG ctACAACAATCATCATATGTATCTATAGCAAGCAACACTGGCTTTACAGGGACGTCTAGTATCCAGTCCCAAGCACGGCTACCATTCAATGG aaTAATTCCTTCGGAATCTGCAAACCGCCCCAGGAAGCCTTGCAATTGTACTAAGTCTCTGTGTTTGAAATT GTATTGTGATTGTTTTGCAAATGGTGAATTCTGCAATAACTGCAACTGTACAAATTGTTATAACAACCTGGACCATGAAAATGATAGGCAAAAAGCAATAAAG GCTTGCCTTGACAGAAACCCTGAAGCCTTCAAGCCCaaaataggaaaaggaaaggaaggagaatcGGATCGAAGACACAGCAAAGGGTGTAACTGTAAACGCTCGGGATGTCTCAAAAACTACTGTGAATGTTATGAG GCAAAAATCATGTGTTCTTCCATATGCAAATGCATTGGCTGtaaaaattttgaagaaagCCCAGAGCGAAAGACATTGATGCATTtagcagatgctgcagaagtTAGGGTCCAGCAGCAGACAGCTGCAAAGACCAAGCTATCTTCCCAGATCTCAGATCTGCTGACAAGGCCAACACCAGCACTCAGCAGCGGTGGTGGGAA gCTGCCCTTTACATTTGTAACCAAGGAGGTAGCTGACGCAACCTGCGAATGCCTTCTCGCACAGGCAGAGCAAGCGGAGAAGATGGGCAAGtcaaaagctgcagcagagcgCATGATACTGGAGGAGTTTGGACGCTGTTTGATGAGAGTTATTAACTCTGCAGGGAAGTCCAAAAGTGACCCTTGTGCCATGAACTGCTGA
- the LIN54 gene encoding protein lin-54 homolog isoform X3 yields the protein MEVVSAEVNSLLPEEIMDTGITLVEDDSIEAVIVSSPIGDSIPMETELEEIVNISTTSNSSATTTAAVTTEPLTAPSNHSGDAAVNTTTPKTDANAVVKPTFPSGLHKLGAQTPVTISANQIILNKTADIKIGNQSIKPDGQKLIVTTLGKSGQPIVLALPHSQLPQAQKATSQAQGGDSKVQGQQIKVVIGGRSEVKPVVGVSALTQGSQLINTAAQPSVLQTQQLKTVQIAKKTRTPTSGPVITKLIFAKPINSKAVTGQTTQVSPVIAGRVLSQSAPGTPPKTITISESGVIGSSLSTTTQQTPNKIAISPLKSPNKAVKSAVQTITVGGVGTSQFKTIIPLATAPNVQQIQVPGSKFHYVRLVTATTANSSTQSASQNPSTNTQPLQQAKPVVVNTTPVRMSVPIVPAQTVKQVVPKPINPASQIVTTSQPQQRLIMPATPLPQIQPNLTNLPPGTVLAPAPGTGNVGYAVLPAQYVTQLQQSSYVSIASNTGFTGTSSIQSQARLPFNGIIPSESANRPRKPCNCTKSLCLKLYCDCFANGEFCNNCNCTNCYNNLDHENDRQKAIKACLDRNPEAFKPKIGKGKEGESDRRHSKGCNCKRSGCLKNYCECYEAKIMCSSICKCIGCKNFEESPERKTLMHLADAAEVRVQQQTAAKTKLSSQISDLLTRPTPALSSGGGKLPFTFVTKEVADATCECLLAQAEQAEKMGKSKAAAERMILEEFGRCLMRVINSAGKSKSDPCAMNC from the exons ATGGAGGTGGTTTCAGCAGAAGTCAACAGCTTGCTCCCTGAGGAAATAATGGACACTGGTATAACCCTGGTGGAAGATGACAGCATCGAGGCAGTTATCGTGTCGTCGCCGATCGGAGATTCGATTCCCATGGaaacagaactggaagaaaTAGTGAACATAAGCACCACCAGCAACTCCTCAGCTACAACTACGGCCGCAGTCACCACAGAACCACTTACTGCACCCAGCAATCACTCAGGCGATGCAGCAGTGAACACCACAACCCCAAAAACTGATGCAAATGCAGTTGTAAAGCCTACTTTTCCAAGTGGTCTCCATAAACTTGGTGCCCAGACCCCTGTCACTATATCGGCCAATCAAATTATTCTGAACAAGACCGCCGATATTAAAATAGGCAATCAGAGTATTAAACCGGATGGACAAAAGCTTATTGTAACAACTTTGGGCAAGTCTGGCCAGCCTATTGTGTTAGCATTaccccacagccagctcccGCAGGCGCAGAAGGCCACGTCCCAAGCCCAAGGCGGAGACTCCAAGGTACAAGGCCAGCAGATCAAGGTTGTTATCGGAGGTCGGTCAGAAGTGAAACCTGTAGTTGGTGTCTCAGCTTTGACACAAGGAAGTCAGCTGATAAACACTGCGGCCCAGCCTTCTGTTTTGCAGACCCAGCAATTAAAAACAGTACAG ATTGCGAAGAAGACCCGAACCCCAACTTCTGGCCCTGTGATCACCAAGCTGATCTTTGCAAAACCGATTAATAGCAAAGCTGTTACAGGGCAGACCACTCAAGTGTCACCAGTCATTGCAG GTAGGGTTCTTTCACAGTCTGCTCCAGGAACACCACCAAAGACAATAACAATCTCTGAGAGTGGAGTCATTGGATCATCTTTGAGTACAACAACACAACAGACACCGAATAAAATAGCTATCTCCCCACTCAAATCCCCTAATAAG GCTGTGAAATCAGCAGTGCAGACCATTACTGTAGGAGGAGTGGGTACATCTCAATTTAAGACGATTATTCCCTTGGCAACTGCGCCCAATGTTCAGCAGATTCAGGTACCTGGAAGCAAGTTCCATTATGTCAGACTCGTTACTGCCACAACAGCCAATAGTTCAACCCAATCAGCCAGTCAAAATCCCAGTACGAATACACAGCCTCTTCAACAAG CAAAGCCAGTGGTGGTGAACACAACCCCAGTGCGGATGTCTGTTCCCATAGTGCCAGCACAGACTGTGAAACAG GTGGTGCCCAAACCGATCAACCCAGCTTCCCAGATAGTTACTACTAGTCAGCCCCAGCAAAGACTTATTATGCCAGCCACTCCACTGCCACAGATCCAGCCCAACCTCACCAACCTCCCACCGGGCACTGTACTGGCACCAGCACCTGGCACAGGAAATGTTGGGTATGCAGTCCTTCCAGCTCAGTATGTCACACAG ctACAACAATCATCATATGTATCTATAGCAAGCAACACTGGCTTTACAGGGACGTCTAGTATCCAGTCCCAAGCACGGCTACCATTCAATGG aaTAATTCCTTCGGAATCTGCAAACCGCCCCAGGAAGCCTTGCAATTGTACTAAGTCTCTGTGTTTGAAATT GTATTGTGATTGTTTTGCAAATGGTGAATTCTGCAATAACTGCAACTGTACAAATTGTTATAACAACCTGGACCATGAAAATGATAGGCAAAAAGCAATAAAG GCTTGCCTTGACAGAAACCCTGAAGCCTTCAAGCCCaaaataggaaaaggaaaggaaggagaatcGGATCGAAGACACAGCAAAGGGTGTAACTGTAAACGCTCGGGATGTCTCAAAAACTACTGTGAATGTTATGAG GCAAAAATCATGTGTTCTTCCATATGCAAATGCATTGGCTGtaaaaattttgaagaaagCCCAGAGCGAAAGACATTGATGCATTtagcagatgctgcagaagtTAGGGTCCAGCAGCAGACAGCTGCAAAGACCAAGCTATCTTCCCAGATCTCAGATCTGCTGACAAGGCCAACACCAGCACTCAGCAGCGGTGGTGGGAA gCTGCCCTTTACATTTGTAACCAAGGAGGTAGCTGACGCAACCTGCGAATGCCTTCTCGCACAGGCAGAGCAAGCGGAGAAGATGGGCAAGtcaaaagctgcagcagagcgCATGATACTGGAGGAGTTTGGACGCTGTTTGATGAGAGTTATTAACTCTGCAGGGAAGTCCAAAAGTGACCCTTGTGCCATGAACTGCTGA
- the LIN54 gene encoding protein lin-54 homolog isoform X4: MEVVSAEVNSLLPEEIMDTGITLVEDDSIEAVIVSSPIGDSIPMETELEEIVNISTTSNSSATTTAAVTTEPLTAPSNHSGDAAVNTTTPKTDANAVVKPTFPSGLHKLGAQTPVTISANQIILNKTADIKIGNQSIKPDGQKLIVTTLGKSGQPIVLALPHSQLPQAQKATSQAQGGDSKVQGQQIKVVIGGRSEVKPVVGVSALTQGSQLINTAAQPSVLQTQQLKTVQIAKKTRTPTSGPVITKLIFAKPINSKAVTGQTTQVSPVIAGRVLSQSAPGTPPKTITISESGVIGSSLSTTTQQTPNKIAISPLKSPNKQLAVVSVASQPPNSPQKTVGVPLNVALGQQILTVQQSAPSSPGKAIVNHTTTQAVKSAVQTITVGGVGTSQFKTIIPLATAPNVQQIQVPGSKFHYVRLVTATTANSSTQSASQNPSTNTQPLQQAKPVVVNTTPVRMSVPIVPAQTVKQVVPKPINPASQIVTTSQPQQRLIMPATPLPQIQPNLTNLPPGTVLAPAPGTGNVGYAVLPAQYVTQLQQSSYVSIASNTGFTGTSSIQSQARLPFNGIIPSESANRPRKPCNCTKSLCLKLYCDCFANGEFCNNCNCTNCYNNLDHENDRQKAIKACLDRNPEAFKPKIGKGKEGESDRRHSKGCNCKRSGCLKNYCECYEAKIMCSSICKCIGCKNFEESPERKTLMHLADAAEVRVQQQTAAKTKLSSQISDLLTRPTPALSSGGGKIEL; the protein is encoded by the exons ATGGAGGTGGTTTCAGCAGAAGTCAACAGCTTGCTCCCTGAGGAAATAATGGACACTGGTATAACCCTGGTGGAAGATGACAGCATCGAGGCAGTTATCGTGTCGTCGCCGATCGGAGATTCGATTCCCATGGaaacagaactggaagaaaTAGTGAACATAAGCACCACCAGCAACTCCTCAGCTACAACTACGGCCGCAGTCACCACAGAACCACTTACTGCACCCAGCAATCACTCAGGCGATGCAGCAGTGAACACCACAACCCCAAAAACTGATGCAAATGCAGTTGTAAAGCCTACTTTTCCAAGTGGTCTCCATAAACTTGGTGCCCAGACCCCTGTCACTATATCGGCCAATCAAATTATTCTGAACAAGACCGCCGATATTAAAATAGGCAATCAGAGTATTAAACCGGATGGACAAAAGCTTATTGTAACAACTTTGGGCAAGTCTGGCCAGCCTATTGTGTTAGCATTaccccacagccagctcccGCAGGCGCAGAAGGCCACGTCCCAAGCCCAAGGCGGAGACTCCAAGGTACAAGGCCAGCAGATCAAGGTTGTTATCGGAGGTCGGTCAGAAGTGAAACCTGTAGTTGGTGTCTCAGCTTTGACACAAGGAAGTCAGCTGATAAACACTGCGGCCCAGCCTTCTGTTTTGCAGACCCAGCAATTAAAAACAGTACAG ATTGCGAAGAAGACCCGAACCCCAACTTCTGGCCCTGTGATCACCAAGCTGATCTTTGCAAAACCGATTAATAGCAAAGCTGTTACAGGGCAGACCACTCAAGTGTCACCAGTCATTGCAG GTAGGGTTCTTTCACAGTCTGCTCCAGGAACACCACCAAAGACAATAACAATCTCTGAGAGTGGAGTCATTGGATCATCTTTGAGTACAACAACACAACAGACACCGAATAAAATAGCTATCTCCCCACTCAAATCCCCTAATAAG CAGCTAGCAGTGGTGTCAGTGGCCTCCCAGCCTCCCAACTCCCCCCAGAAGACGGTGGGCGTCCCACTGAATGTAGCATTAGGACAGCAGATCCTCACAGTGCAGCAATCAGCACCCTCCTCCCCTGGGAAGGCTATAGTCAACCACACAACCACCCAG GCTGTGAAATCAGCAGTGCAGACCATTACTGTAGGAGGAGTGGGTACATCTCAATTTAAGACGATTATTCCCTTGGCAACTGCGCCCAATGTTCAGCAGATTCAGGTACCTGGAAGCAAGTTCCATTATGTCAGACTCGTTACTGCCACAACAGCCAATAGTTCAACCCAATCAGCCAGTCAAAATCCCAGTACGAATACACAGCCTCTTCAACAAG CAAAGCCAGTGGTGGTGAACACAACCCCAGTGCGGATGTCTGTTCCCATAGTGCCAGCACAGACTGTGAAACAG GTGGTGCCCAAACCGATCAACCCAGCTTCCCAGATAGTTACTACTAGTCAGCCCCAGCAAAGACTTATTATGCCAGCCACTCCACTGCCACAGATCCAGCCCAACCTCACCAACCTCCCACCGGGCACTGTACTGGCACCAGCACCTGGCACAGGAAATGTTGGGTATGCAGTCCTTCCAGCTCAGTATGTCACACAG ctACAACAATCATCATATGTATCTATAGCAAGCAACACTGGCTTTACAGGGACGTCTAGTATCCAGTCCCAAGCACGGCTACCATTCAATGG aaTAATTCCTTCGGAATCTGCAAACCGCCCCAGGAAGCCTTGCAATTGTACTAAGTCTCTGTGTTTGAAATT GTATTGTGATTGTTTTGCAAATGGTGAATTCTGCAATAACTGCAACTGTACAAATTGTTATAACAACCTGGACCATGAAAATGATAGGCAAAAAGCAATAAAG GCTTGCCTTGACAGAAACCCTGAAGCCTTCAAGCCCaaaataggaaaaggaaaggaaggagaatcGGATCGAAGACACAGCAAAGGGTGTAACTGTAAACGCTCGGGATGTCTCAAAAACTACTGTGAATGTTATGAG GCAAAAATCATGTGTTCTTCCATATGCAAATGCATTGGCTGtaaaaattttgaagaaagCCCAGAGCGAAAGACATTGATGCATTtagcagatgctgcagaagtTAGGGTCCAGCAGCAGACAGCTGCAAAGACCAAGCTATCTTCCCAGATCTCAGATCTGCTGACAAGGCCAACACCAGCACTCAGCAGCGGTGGTGGGAA
- the LIN54 gene encoding protein lin-54 homolog isoform X1 — protein MEVVSAEVNSLLPEEIMDTGITLVEDDSIEAVIVSSPIGDSIPMETELEEIVNISTTSNSSATTTAAVTTEPLTAPSNHSGDAAVNTTTPKTDANAVVKPTFPSGLHKLGAQTPVTISANQIILNKTADIKIGNQSIKPDGQKLIVTTLGKSGQPIVLALPHSQLPQAQKATSQAQGGDSKVQGQQIKVVIGGRSEVKPVVGVSALTQGSQLINTAAQPSVLQTQQLKTVQIAKKTRTPTSGPVITKLIFAKPINSKAVTGQTTQVSPVIAGRVLSQSAPGTPPKTITISESGVIGSSLSTTTQQTPNKIAISPLKSPNKQLAVVSVASQPPNSPQKTVGVPLNVALGQQILTVQQSAPSSPGKAIVNHTTTQAVKSAVQTITVGGVGTSQFKTIIPLATAPNVQQIQVPGSKFHYVRLVTATTANSSTQSASQNPSTNTQPLQQAKPVVVNTTPVRMSVPIVPAQTVKQVVPKPINPASQIVTTSQPQQRLIMPATPLPQIQPNLTNLPPGTVLAPAPGTGNVGYAVLPAQYVTQLQQSSYVSIASNTGFTGTSSIQSQARLPFNGIIPSESANRPRKPCNCTKSLCLKLYCDCFANGEFCNNCNCTNCYNNLDHENDRQKAIKACLDRNPEAFKPKIGKGKEGESDRRHSKGCNCKRSGCLKNYCECYEAKIMCSSICKCIGCKNFEESPERKTLMHLADAAEVRVQQQTAAKTKLSSQISDLLTRPTPALSSGGGKLPFTFVTKEVADATCECLLAQAEQAEKMGKSKAAAERMILEEFGRCLMRVINSAGKSKSDPCAMNC, from the exons ATGGAGGTGGTTTCAGCAGAAGTCAACAGCTTGCTCCCTGAGGAAATAATGGACACTGGTATAACCCTGGTGGAAGATGACAGCATCGAGGCAGTTATCGTGTCGTCGCCGATCGGAGATTCGATTCCCATGGaaacagaactggaagaaaTAGTGAACATAAGCACCACCAGCAACTCCTCAGCTACAACTACGGCCGCAGTCACCACAGAACCACTTACTGCACCCAGCAATCACTCAGGCGATGCAGCAGTGAACACCACAACCCCAAAAACTGATGCAAATGCAGTTGTAAAGCCTACTTTTCCAAGTGGTCTCCATAAACTTGGTGCCCAGACCCCTGTCACTATATCGGCCAATCAAATTATTCTGAACAAGACCGCCGATATTAAAATAGGCAATCAGAGTATTAAACCGGATGGACAAAAGCTTATTGTAACAACTTTGGGCAAGTCTGGCCAGCCTATTGTGTTAGCATTaccccacagccagctcccGCAGGCGCAGAAGGCCACGTCCCAAGCCCAAGGCGGAGACTCCAAGGTACAAGGCCAGCAGATCAAGGTTGTTATCGGAGGTCGGTCAGAAGTGAAACCTGTAGTTGGTGTCTCAGCTTTGACACAAGGAAGTCAGCTGATAAACACTGCGGCCCAGCCTTCTGTTTTGCAGACCCAGCAATTAAAAACAGTACAG ATTGCGAAGAAGACCCGAACCCCAACTTCTGGCCCTGTGATCACCAAGCTGATCTTTGCAAAACCGATTAATAGCAAAGCTGTTACAGGGCAGACCACTCAAGTGTCACCAGTCATTGCAG GTAGGGTTCTTTCACAGTCTGCTCCAGGAACACCACCAAAGACAATAACAATCTCTGAGAGTGGAGTCATTGGATCATCTTTGAGTACAACAACACAACAGACACCGAATAAAATAGCTATCTCCCCACTCAAATCCCCTAATAAG CAGCTAGCAGTGGTGTCAGTGGCCTCCCAGCCTCCCAACTCCCCCCAGAAGACGGTGGGCGTCCCACTGAATGTAGCATTAGGACAGCAGATCCTCACAGTGCAGCAATCAGCACCCTCCTCCCCTGGGAAGGCTATAGTCAACCACACAACCACCCAG GCTGTGAAATCAGCAGTGCAGACCATTACTGTAGGAGGAGTGGGTACATCTCAATTTAAGACGATTATTCCCTTGGCAACTGCGCCCAATGTTCAGCAGATTCAGGTACCTGGAAGCAAGTTCCATTATGTCAGACTCGTTACTGCCACAACAGCCAATAGTTCAACCCAATCAGCCAGTCAAAATCCCAGTACGAATACACAGCCTCTTCAACAAG CAAAGCCAGTGGTGGTGAACACAACCCCAGTGCGGATGTCTGTTCCCATAGTGCCAGCACAGACTGTGAAACAG GTGGTGCCCAAACCGATCAACCCAGCTTCCCAGATAGTTACTACTAGTCAGCCCCAGCAAAGACTTATTATGCCAGCCACTCCACTGCCACAGATCCAGCCCAACCTCACCAACCTCCCACCGGGCACTGTACTGGCACCAGCACCTGGCACAGGAAATGTTGGGTATGCAGTCCTTCCAGCTCAGTATGTCACACAG ctACAACAATCATCATATGTATCTATAGCAAGCAACACTGGCTTTACAGGGACGTCTAGTATCCAGTCCCAAGCACGGCTACCATTCAATGG aaTAATTCCTTCGGAATCTGCAAACCGCCCCAGGAAGCCTTGCAATTGTACTAAGTCTCTGTGTTTGAAATT GTATTGTGATTGTTTTGCAAATGGTGAATTCTGCAATAACTGCAACTGTACAAATTGTTATAACAACCTGGACCATGAAAATGATAGGCAAAAAGCAATAAAG GCTTGCCTTGACAGAAACCCTGAAGCCTTCAAGCCCaaaataggaaaaggaaaggaaggagaatcGGATCGAAGACACAGCAAAGGGTGTAACTGTAAACGCTCGGGATGTCTCAAAAACTACTGTGAATGTTATGAG GCAAAAATCATGTGTTCTTCCATATGCAAATGCATTGGCTGtaaaaattttgaagaaagCCCAGAGCGAAAGACATTGATGCATTtagcagatgctgcagaagtTAGGGTCCAGCAGCAGACAGCTGCAAAGACCAAGCTATCTTCCCAGATCTCAGATCTGCTGACAAGGCCAACACCAGCACTCAGCAGCGGTGGTGGGAA gCTGCCCTTTACATTTGTAACCAAGGAGGTAGCTGACGCAACCTGCGAATGCCTTCTCGCACAGGCAGAGCAAGCGGAGAAGATGGGCAAGtcaaaagctgcagcagagcgCATGATACTGGAGGAGTTTGGACGCTGTTTGATGAGAGTTATTAACTCTGCAGGGAAGTCCAAAAGTGACCCTTGTGCCATGAACTGCTGA